AAATCTCTTCCAATTTACTCACCAACTCATTGCGAACCAGGAGTTATGGCTACGCAAGACAAGACAACTGCTGACCATATCATATCTGCTCTGGACTGACCATGTTGTCCTTTAGGAAGCAGCGGCGAGGTGTGGTCAGAACTCGAGGGTGTCCTCTCTGCTCTGGAGGGGACCATCAACACCAGGAGGACCTGGGCTGTCCCTGAGACTGCCTGTGACcaggtcagacagacacatctGACAGCCGCTAGGGAGAGTTGGGTACAGGTCACAAAGGTGAGTATTACCATGTAACAAGCTAGTTACCCTGGAATAAACCTTTATCAACTTAAACTACAGTAACAAAGTTGAAATTATTCCAATGTCAATGGTTTATGGATCGATAATGTCAGCTTGCTTATGGCCGATCTACTACCCCCAAAAATGTCTCCCCATCATTTCTTTTGTAATACAAACGACAGAGCTGTAACTACTAGTTCAGTGATCTATGTAGGCTAATTACCATGCAGGCCTCACCATTTAATTACCCTAGAGCAATGGCAAATTCATTTTTACTTTGACCTCCAATGGTGTCTCAGATTttagatgagatggagagagagtttGGGATCTCCTACCCATCAGGTCTGCCTCCAGAGGAGCGTCAGCAGTACCAGAAGGACGTCTTGACCCTTCACCAGCGGAACTGTGACCTGCGCAGAATCTTGCATAGCAGACAGGATGAACTGGAGGGGGCAAAGATCAcagtgggagagatggaggatgaGAGGAACAGGCTACAGGAGAGGGTTGGTGGAAGTCTAAAATTGTGTAAAATGTCATAAATCTAAAAGGATTAATGGAATTCCAACAACCCTCTCTCATAAATTTCCCCAATTAAACTAACCAGAGAGCTAAGGAGAGCTATAGCCATACATTTTACTGTAACCTGGCACaggcagaagaggactggccaccccccagaacctggttcctctctaggtttcttcctgtgTTTTGACCCTATTAGggattttttcctagccactgtgcattaactcttgttgcttgctctttggggttttaggctgggtttttataaaagcactttgtgacaactgctgatgtagaaagtctttataaaatacatttgattgattgattgattgagcatTATAATGCTTTAGTCAAAAATCACAGTGTTCAAACTATTCATGTGTACTGAACTGAACTGACTGTGGTTCTGTTTTCAGTTAGTGGGTCTTCATAAGGTGTGTCAGTCAGGCAGCCTCTCTCCACCCTACAGCCCCTCAGAGAGCACCAGTAGTGAGGCTCTGAGTCCTGGCTGGGCCTCTGCTGGTTCCTCGTCCTTTCCTGGGTCACCGCTGCTCCTCAGGAAACCCGCCCCCATGGGGGTCACCCCAGTCCCCTCCACTGCAGGGGAGACCTCACCCTCAGCCTCCCCGTCACCCTTCCCCTGGCCTGGTGGTGCCGCAGCAGGGAGCCGCGGCAtggagggggaggcagagagactgCAGAGGTATGACAGGGTTAAATGAATACATCAAGGGGACTAGGAGGCCTGGTGGTCCGTGCTGCTGCCTCCAGTatacatgtactgctgcagcacgGGTTCGAATCCGACCTAGTGCTCTTCCAGAAAATATATCTTTggacaaaagaaaatacaagtTATTGCTTTTGTTAGTGTGGCCTGTGACTGCTTCGCTTTTAGATGCATAGAGAGGCTGAAAGCCCGGAACGATGGTCTGACTGCAGCTCTGgacaggaggaaaggagagtcAGAGCAGATCAGTATGACGCTCAGCAGACATGAGGCAGAAAACACAGCCCTGCAGATGGCCCTCCAATACTGGTACAGACAAATGCACTCACTGACGTACGCAAgaatgcacacacgcacacacacgcatacatatgcacacacgcacacacacgcatacatatgcacacacgcacacacacgcacacacacgcatacatatgcacacacgcacacacacgcacacacacacgctgacagTAAATCAGTGGAAAACTGGGTCAGACACGGGCCTGGTTGTCTGATTAAGATATGGTTAAAGTACTTATTTGTGGATGCTTACTGTGACCTAGATCTGTGTTACATTTGCATACATTCCCAGGTGAGGTTTCTCTGACTCGATGTGTGTTACATAAAGTGTGTATATaaagtgtgttactgtgttctACCATGTACCAATGACGCATTTCCCCTGTTTGATTGACAGCGTGGAGTGTGAGGAGACCTACAGTGACTTACTGTCACTGTACGAAGCCAGGAAACAGCAGGTCATACCACACTGGAGACACACAGCAGGtggctaacacacacacacgcacacacacacacacacacacacgtacccgcgcgcacacacacacgctcaaagAAGTGCATTCCTTTTCCCAGGTCCGGTCCTGGAGAGACAGCCACATAACAGTCCCGTTCCGTCCCTGAGGAGCCTGATGACCGAGGAACTGTCAACCTCCTTCTCAACACCGGGGGACGCTGTTGAGACAGAAGCGCTGACTCAGACCAGGTTCAATCGCCACCGCTACATTTAGACAAGCAGCCCCATTTTGATGAGAGTTTAAGATGAGATGTTTTCACCAAAATGTGCTTAAACAGTTGTCGTTATTTGATCTGATAACTCACTCTCACAGCAGGGGGTGTGAGGTACAGGGGCGTGAGGCGGACCTCCGGGGGCGTATTCAGCGACTGAAGGAGGGCAGGGCTGCAGTGTGTGTCCCAATCCCAAGGCCTGGGGGAGAGGGGAAGCTCAGCCCAGACACTGGCACTCTGGTTGGGCCTAGATGGAGCCGTGGAAGACGTGGAGGTGGAGGACAGGACAACCCCCGGAGTACCAACAGTGAGAAGGCCGCTCTGCTGTACGAACTGGTCACTGTCAGGGTGGGTGGGACACCAATTACTGTGATTGCCTAACAGTGTAACTATGACTCAGCTCTAGTTAtagtttaataaaatataataacaagCTGACATGCTGTGTTGTGTGGAAACAAGATAATTCTTCAGTCTCATCAGGTCACTAATAGTACCAGTATATGTCTGCAGGGACCCCAaagggggagggacaggaggTGAAATGAAGTGTCTGCATTGACAACATGTCAGCCAGCAATGACAAATCATACCATTTGTCCtttctttgtttctgtaaaCCTTAGATACTGGTTAACTAAACCAGCTACTGACAACATTTGATTTCACTTGCGAACTTGCCGCAAAGTACAGGAGCCTCGTCAAGAAGCAGCCCTCCTAGCAAAAGTATCTTAAAAACTATTGTGTTTCCAATTCAGGGGGTATAGTCCACTATATTTGAATGTTCTGTAAGTTTTTATGAAATTATGTTGACCCCACCGCAATTCCCCTTGGGATCGTCCACCATCTTTGAATACTGTACCTCTGGTCCAGCTTACTATGCACTTTACCTCTGGCCTGGGTAAAAGAAAAAcggtcaaatgtatttatagccTGTTTTGTTATCAGAATTTATGAATGGATTTTGGTTTAATTTTAAACTTGGGATAACTATTTGATTTAGACATTTTCAATCTGAAATTATTCTCTGGAATTAATGATTTAAACACatctaatatacatttttactatATTTAGTCCTCCAGTTTCTTAAGAAAGGAATACACAATGGAATTGGCCCTGGCAACTGCTTTCCAGTCGTTTCTGTTGGAACACTGTTCGTATACAATTCTGTGTGGATATAAATGTCAGGGTTCGACAGACCTCTCATCTACATAGTAATCATAATATAATAACCTTGCATAAAAATATGGTGTGGAATCAGAatgatcattttaaaagaataattgGATCATTTAAATTCAGATGGCTGGTAAATGTATCCTAATTTGTATATACCCAGAAAAGGCCAAACTAGTTATGAAGACATATTTCCAGAAAGACTGAGTACATATTAATGGTTATCCTAACTTTCTGTGACCCCTTTGGAAGGTTTCTCAGACCCACcaaacaataaaaccaatattATTAGCCTCAACCCACTTTTTATTCTGGACCCAAAATGAATAAATCAGTGACCATTTATGAAACGCTAAACTATATTATATAGTATCCAAAGTGTCATGTCTTATACTTAAATTGCAGGAGGAGATATCGGAGCTGCGAAGGCTGATCCGTCTGACAGAAAAAGAGCAACAGTGTCTTGACTGGAGTCTGATGGCCCAGAAGGCTCAAGATGCAGCTGGAACCTTGATCTCTGAGAGCCTCAGTGAGGAActagaggaaaagaggagagaacaaAAGGTATTAACCCCATATCTTACCCCTTTCCTTAACCTTGGGGCAGTAGGGTTGCATAGTGGGCCAGAGCTTTTGGTCAGTAAgtgaaaggttgctggttcttaTCCCCGAGCCAACAAGGTGAAGCATCTGTTGTAATCTCCCTGGGTAAGGCTGTTAATCCagattgctcccaggttgttgctgaaaCCTAACCATAACTGTCTGAGAGCCTTGCTGAGTAAAATGATAGTCAGGACCGGATCTATGGATAAACCACATTAGCGGTCACTTAGAGCCCCCGACTGCTGGGGAGAGGTGGCCTCAAAGCACATTTTGTTTAGGGACCCCAAAAGCTTAGACCTGGCACTGGTGGTACCATCTACGGTGTCCATCTACAGTCAAATGAAAACAAGTTTTGAGTTTGCCAGATATCAGGTTCAAGTTCTTCTCTACAAATTCTCCCTTTAACTCCAACTGAAGTTTAATGTCACAAACATTGACGTAATAAGTTCCTAAGGCTGTTAATTGAGACAACcatgttattgttattagaTATGGACAACCTTTTGCACTATATTGGATCAGAGGGACATAAAGCTGAGCATCCAAGGAGCTAACTAGGATGTGCCTGTGGGTCTGCTCTTTTCTTCCGAAGATTGCTGAAAATAAGGATAATCGAAGTGTTAAGAGGGACATCACTCAGCATTTGAATCAAACCATTCTTCAAGAGCTACAGGCCGTCATGCAACGGTGaggaacatgtttttttcattcagaACCTGAGGGGATATTTTTATATGGTTTCCAGGATAACATTTTAAGATGAGTGGGAAATTCCTGAAATGAATGATCCCAAAACAATTGCACAATGAATTCCTCTGGAAGTTTCCATACTGTATGTTCCTGCTCTGAAATGTTCGTTAGTGGACATTCTAAGAACATTAAGAACAAATGGAAGGTTGAAGTACGAAATTCCTAGCAACGGTTTCAGGACCTAAACAATGTGTAACTGTGTCTCAAACCGGTTTCTCACTGTCCTAGAGGCCTATCTGTTTGTAGGCAAAGTGTTCTGGCTCTTCATTGAATACGGAATATACCAGTATAAGTATGAATTAACAAGTAGTCTTCAACAGACCATACCCTAAAGGCCTATCTGTTGCTGTCATGGGGTACTGGCGTGACTTGCACTGAGCCTGTATCTTGAACCAAGGGTCTTATGTATTGTGTGTGAGCTTACAGCAGATATTCAACTGATCAAAATCACTTCAGTCTATACAGGCTTCTTCTTAGGGCATCTGTTGCCTGGCTTTAGACTGTTGCTTAGGAACGCtatcaggagaaatacagaccaATGATGTAAATTGTTTGCTGGCTGTCTGTTGGAGCTGATTACTGCTTGGGGGTGTACCAAGCCTTCATCCAATCTGCAGTGAGGGTCCTTGAAGTTGGATGTGGGAGGAAGTGTTTTGTTGAGTCTCAGGCCTTGTTTAAATATTTGCTTGCAGTAATGTGACTGGGATGTTCTGTGACGAGACATTAAGTACAATATCCACTTAAAAGCTTTGCAGAACAAGAAATTCACCATGTCCGACTGTTGTTAAAACAAAGACAGTTCTGCAGAGTTCTTTCAGGATAAACATTTTGTAGTTTtgtcaactgtgtgtgtgtgttctatctcTGTTCGTTCATACACCATTTGTTTTTACACTTGTGGCTACAACCCTACTAATCTTTCGTCCTCTGTGGAATTCCGGATTCCGGTAGCGGATTCCGGTCAATCTTCTAAAATTCTTTGAGTCAGTCATTTCCCACAACCACAGGTGGGGGTTCAACATCAGAGTGATTACCAGGAAGTCTCAACAGCAACATACTGCAACCGAAAAAAAATTACTCCCAGTCCATCCTCACCTCCATCACTACAGCGAACAGCAATGAGTTTTACGGTCCACAGAAAGCGCAATTGGTTGCCAACTGAAAACTAATAATTACATGGCTGCAATATATTACTTCCAAAACTGTGTCTATGTCTCTACAACTAGGTGAATGCATATATTACAGTTAATCTGTAAATGTCTGTGAAGGAATGTATAGAGTATACTCTTAGCGTcttatacattattttgtgtctgtatgttgcATACCATAAGCTCCACCATTACTAGTTTAATTCtgggtatgtgtaaatgtacttagcAAAGACAGGTCATTCTGCTTCTGCTCTGACAGGGACATGGAATCACCTCAGAAAATGCTGCAACCTCagcttctctctcttcattgGACTGTTTTCACATATTTCAAGAACATCCTGTTGTCATGCTGGTGGCTTCTAATTtctcctaagtgaaaatttcttCTTCCTGTATCTCACCTCTCCATGTCTATTTTTGAATTCCTTGTTGTCAATATCACTTGTCCATTTAGACTTGACCTCCATCATTTGCCAGATTCCACTGGAAGCTTCCTCAAAGAGCTTGACAACTTGATGACTTAATTTCCTGACTGCACCTCACCACTCACATTACTGGGCGCCGCCACTAACAAGGCAGGCAATGAGATTGACCTCATCATTATTAGATGTTTACTGTTTGTCGGCTAATCTCATTGCAACCTCAATCTAGGTCActatctttctttctgtctctctcctgctgCCCTGCCCCAACCAAGATGTTCATGCGGCATTACAATCTTtgttctctcactctccatcactccctctctgtAATCATCTCTCTGTTGAATCCTTCTCCATTTGTCTcttgtttctgtctctttgacCCTACTCCCCGCTTTCTACATTCTATGACTCACACTGTCTGCTTTCCTCATGGCAAGTTTGACCTCCCTTCTAGCTCCATTCCAAAGTGACACATGGACATGTCTCGAACGAGACTGAAgatgctagattattttgttgtgtacaCTTACAGATACTGATAGCGCATGAAGCCACCATAAATGCCTCCCAGAGTTTTGAAAGGGAAATTATTAAGCGTACTTAATAAGTCTGTTAAGCATTTTAATCTGACTTTCTCATTATGAAAACGAGCCCTAAGTCACTTGGCCTCATCATATCTTCACATGGTCTCTCTTATCATTACTATATGGATGACACTCAGCTATTtgttctcttcctcctcacacCCAGGTGGTGATACACAGACATCATAAGCAAAACCTTGACAAGTCAGAGCTGCTCTTCCTTCATGGGAAAGCATGTCTGCTCCGAGTGCTGTCCATCATGACTGAAAACTCCATGGTGCATTATTTCCCAAAGTGCAAAGACCTTTGTGTGACCCTGGACAACACTCTGTTGTTTTCCACTTACACCAAGGCAGTGACTTGCTTCTGCAAGTTCATGAGCTATAACATTCCTGGAGTATGTCCTTACCTCAGACAGGAAGCGGAGCAGATACTTAGCCAGGATTTGTCATTTGTCACTCTGCCTAGTGCCAGTGCCATCCTGGTGTTGAACCTTCTCTGTTTCTCAGAACACTCCATTGGCCTCCATTTGAGGTTCACCATGGTGCTTATCTACAGAGCAACAAGGAAAATCTCAGAAATACTCTTTCTAGAATATCTAAAATAACTCCCCCAAATCCCCAACATTGCATTTCAGAAACAAATTCTTGTTATCAGTATATATACAAGGGCCCTCATTCATAAAAGCTTCTCAGAAAATATCTCCCATTCAAATGTGGGTATAGATCATCTCCAAGAGTAATTTACAAAACTGTCACATCTCTTAGAAATGAGTGTAGATGTCACTGCATGTTGATTTATCGGATAAAGCCATGGCTGCAAGAACACGCAgcacctgtccttatttacatatgacaccCCCGTAATATATGCGGGTGTGGCGATCATCAACCTATAAATGTACATCTTTCAGCATAAATTATTGCCTAAAACGTCTAATTAACTATTCATCACTCTCCATAAAATCACCACAGATACAGATCTCTTTTGCGTCTCAGCCCAGATCCAACGTCCTTTAGAAGAGCAAGCTCTCCCATTATTAGGGTAACTGCTCGATcaagaaccactggtttatttatactCTTACAAGTCAATTTGAGACCTGTTAGTTAATCAAGATGCTAGCCACCAAAATTATAATgaccatttatgatctccaTGTATGTTGCTACTAAAGGCAGAGTGATTTAGGAAAAGTTaggcaaagcaagtttatttttctagtgcattacatacacaaaggcaattcaaaccttacaaacgcacaaacaacagaaataagacCCAAAGAAATCCAGCaaaaagtgaaagtaaaaaataatacattaatcaGGTTGCAATACATTATTCAACCTGGTGGAACACTGGTATGTGCTATATTCTTcttcatcttattttatattacctattattattattctaattgttgattttgttactgaggctgttgtgattgttgtttttcttgattACAATGGTCTTATTGTGAATCaagcattatattattttttgacGATGGTTTATAACCACTGACAGTGAAAAGGATCGTATgatcattttaagatcaaattttATCATACgcacgtttcatgaatgagggccatcgTTTTTTCTCctagcactgactttgctgatagctacttACTTTtgttgggttgtgtggttgtcccaccatCCCACGGTACCTTAAGGTAAATGCATTCCGCATAATGTATAACTATAATGTAGATGTCAAAATGTGCCCTGCAGGGAGGAGATGCTGAAGAGGAGGGTGTCCACAGTGAGGGGCTCTCTAGACTCTGCTTTCTTAGACAGCACCACCCACAGGAAACGTAATGATGAGCAGATAGCCAGGTTGGCACATGCTCACAGGTAAACTGGAAAGAACTTCTTTGACCAATTCTAATTCTTCTACTATGACAGTGATGGCTGTTGCCCGAAAGGATTGGTCACCTTGGCTCTGATGATGCTGTACTGTACTATTTTTGTTCTGCAGCAAGGTCACAGGGATGTACCGAAACGCTCGCCGAAAGTACCGGGATCAGCTGTGGCGGCTGGAGAATCAGGTGTCGGCCATGTCGGATCGTCATGTGACCCAGATTGGGGCCCTAAAGGCTACACTGGAGGCCCTAGACTGCAAGAGGGAAGAGACGGTACTCTGACTGGGCTCAGCTTCTGGATAGTAGAGGTACAAGACTGTACTCTGACTGGGCTCAGCTTCTGGATAGTAGAGGGTGTAGAGGGACTGAGCTCATGTCAGCTTCAGGGTAGAAATCTTCTAGCCTGGACCTGACATTATCATAGCTAGGATAATGTTAAGATTTAAGGTCTGGTAGTGATCAGCCTCATACTTTCTGATCTAATAAGCAGAAATGAATATTTGTGCTTTATATGGTAGAGGCACCTTGCAGTTACATGTGACAAGGTCAGGTTTGTGTTATTAACAGTGATATTTCACCGGTGACTTTCAAACTAGAATTACTATACACTTGCATATTGGACTAATAACATGTGTAACAGTGCTAATTACATGTTTATTAACCCTCAGCATGTGGGTTTGTAATTACACGTTGCTTCTTCCATTTATATAACTGATAGGGCTGCAAATGTACAACATTTAATAACATAGTAATGCTTTTGTAACCACTCTAACTACaattattaatgcaattatgttTGGTCTGCTAAAACGGAGGGACTATGAATAAAAAGGGATGTAATTCCTACATTGTTCATGTGTGTATATCCTCagattaaagctgacagtctgcatttTAAGTTcttagtcattgtttcatttcaaatttggAAATAAACCACAAActctgagatgccttattgctattaagAAATGAGTTTCCCACACAAAAAGTGACGTGACATCATGTCCGTGGCATACAGATATCATTCCAATATATTTTAATCTTTtcaatcattttaatggtctgaTTACATTTCTTCACTTTGGATTGGATAGAGAAGGGTTAATACCAAATTAGTTGGCATCTGTTCTGTGCCGCAGACTCTTCTTTTGCACTATGCTTACAGTGAACTGTCTATAAGTGGGCAATGGGACAGTTTTGCAttcaaacattttgtgttgaGCTTGATGGCAGGATGTTTGATATGGGAATTAATAGTTTAAAGTTTTCATTTGGtaatgtgttttgtattgtCATGATTGGGACTTACTGGCTTATTCCAATGAATATAATGGAATGCTTATATATTCGGCCTAGTAGATCAGTTTAATAAG
The nucleotide sequence above comes from Esox lucius isolate fEsoLuc1 chromosome 8, fEsoLuc1.pri, whole genome shotgun sequence. Encoded proteins:
- the ushbp1 gene encoding colorectal mutant cancer protein isoform X2; this translates as MIPVPLVTTVTPDTELNSEPSQAELAQCEAEVGTLLSIIAELNRKMGTLQAPSDPDDLKPQEPVIFPPVSLSSPLPSLSSQEKHTSSNFRKPQTNRGSSGEVWSELEGVLSALEGTINTRRTWAVPETACDQVRQTHLTAARESWVQVTKILDEMEREFGISYPSGLPPEERQQYQKDVLTLHQRNCDLRRILHSRQDELEGAKITVGEMEDERNRLQERLVGLHKVCQSGSLSPPYSPSESTSSEALSPGWASAGSSSFPGSPLLLRKPAPMGVTPVPSTAGETSPSASPSPFPWPGGAAAGSRGMEGEAERLQRCIERLKARNDGLTAALDRRKGESEQISMTLSRHEAENTALQMALQYCVECEETYSDLLSLYEARKQQVIPHWRHTAGPVLERQPHNSPVPSLRSLMTEELSTSFSTPGDAVETEALTQTSRGCEVQGREADLRGRIQRLKEGRAAVCVPIPRPGGEGKLSPDTGTLVGPRWSRGRRGGGGQDNPRSTNSEKAALLYELVTVREEISELRRLIRLTEKEQQCLDWSLMAQKAQDAAGTLISESLSEELEEKRREQKIAENKDNRSVKRDITQHLNQTILQELQAVMQREEMLKRRVSTVRGSLDSAFLDSTTHRKRNDEQIARLAHAHSKVTGMYRNARRKYRDQLWRLENQVSAMSDRHVTQIGALKATLEALDCKREETVL
- the ushbp1 gene encoding colorectal mutant cancer protein isoform X1; protein product: MEAFKRGRSDALDTHSDVKEMIPVPLVTTVTPDTELNSEPSQAELAQCEAEVGTLLSIIAELNRKMGTLQAPSDPDDLKPQEPVIFPPVSLSSPLPSLSSQEKHTSSNFRKPQTNRGSSGEVWSELEGVLSALEGTINTRRTWAVPETACDQVRQTHLTAARESWVQVTKILDEMEREFGISYPSGLPPEERQQYQKDVLTLHQRNCDLRRILHSRQDELEGAKITVGEMEDERNRLQERLVGLHKVCQSGSLSPPYSPSESTSSEALSPGWASAGSSSFPGSPLLLRKPAPMGVTPVPSTAGETSPSASPSPFPWPGGAAAGSRGMEGEAERLQRCIERLKARNDGLTAALDRRKGESEQISMTLSRHEAENTALQMALQYCVECEETYSDLLSLYEARKQQVIPHWRHTAGPVLERQPHNSPVPSLRSLMTEELSTSFSTPGDAVETEALTQTSRGCEVQGREADLRGRIQRLKEGRAAVCVPIPRPGGEGKLSPDTGTLVGPRWSRGRRGGGGQDNPRSTNSEKAALLYELVTVREEISELRRLIRLTEKEQQCLDWSLMAQKAQDAAGTLISESLSEELEEKRREQKIAENKDNRSVKRDITQHLNQTILQELQAVMQREEMLKRRVSTVRGSLDSAFLDSTTHRKRNDEQIARLAHAHSKVTGMYRNARRKYRDQLWRLENQVSAMSDRHVTQIGALKATLEALDCKREETVL